Within the Malus sylvestris chromosome 4, drMalSylv7.2, whole genome shotgun sequence genome, the region ttgcacgcTTCACACTATGTTTTTACATCTAAAAAATTAACATCGGGACCCCTCAAGATTCAAATTCTAAATATGATAGTATTATTTATCCTAACGGCGCTATAATATACCCATCGTCAAATCTCCTTGTGGCAACAATTCTTTATGGGGGTGTTTGTTTGCCTTCTTTAGCTCTCactggactggcttagattAAAAATTAGTGCAATCCGTGTTTGTTCATTGGTGGGACTAAGTTTAATGGGACAAGGGAGGAATCGCCTCGACTAAATCCTTCACTAGGAGGTCTTAGCGAGGCCCCCCAAAAACAACGGGATTGCTAGTCTCGTCTCCCTCATCTGCAAGCAGCGTCCCACGAACCCACATGAGCAGCATCAACCCCCCTTCTCCAGTGACCAAACCAAAAACGTTTGTCGCTGATCTCCGTTGTCCCGCAAACCCATCGCCCTTTTAGCATCTGGGTCGATGATTTGGGGGCTTTTGCCATATGGGTCCATCTGAATGACGGCAAAGACGGGTCTTTTGCTACCTCAGCTTCGCTTTGCCCCTCCCATCTCCTTCTTCCCTGCTTCCCACAACCAGAAAACCCATACAAATTGAACCCAGAAAACCCAAAAGACCGAACTCAGAAAGCCCAAAAAGAGATGGAGGGacggagagggaggagagagtaACTTTGGGGATGATTTTGCAGGAAAAtggttttgaagtgttttgcagaaaaaaatggaattgaaCTTTGAAgcattttgaaggaaaaaatatgGGAGGAAAGGAAATAATGGGCAATGAAACCAAAGAGGAAGAAAGTACACTCTAGAGAGAGGTAGAACCGTAGAGAGTGTCTAGAATTTTTAGAAGGAAAAGGATGaattcataataaaatattattatatatatattaaatattataatttattaattattctGTTTTTTAAtccaacactgcaccaaacgcttcactaactTAGTCTAGTTTAGTTTAATCTAAGTCAGTCCAACTTAGTTTCCGAAACTAGTTCAGTCCGAGATAATCCggtacaacaaacgcaccctatgAGTTTTCTATAAGAAATTGTTGTCTCTCttttaaaatgtgaaataatatatatatgaatccTTTAACAAGAGAGATcctcatttttctaaaaaaatggggATACCCTCTTGACAATTGGAtttgattttaatgaaattgtgtggtctgtgatttaatctcaactacacaatttcattaaagccaatACAACGGTTAAGAgaatgtcctttttttttttttagaaaaataagGATCCCTCTTGTTTAAGGGCCTGtatatgcgtgtgtgtgtgtatatattagGACGTGTGCATCTAGGGGAAATTAGTATagtgttaattttgttttacaaaTATGTCGTTTTTATGAGGTGATTAGAGGGATACCTTATTGTCTCTACATGCTGCTGGTGCACCTTCACGTATTTGTATTTTCCTTGTGCTAACGGTGAATTATCAACgcaattgaaaaaagaaaagaagagtatTCAAATTTTCGTTGTTGATTATATaaacatattattttttaaatgtaaaAATTGATAAGGACCGATTCATGTTTACTTACATGTATTGAAATTCAACACTTGCATTGTGTTGAAGTGCAATTTCACATAAGGGCCCAAGTTTGGTGGCTTCATTAAGGCATTGTATTTTTTTTGAGATTAAAAAGATTTACAGAAGTACGCCAGTCATCTTAACTACTATCGTGTGATTCATTAAAATCAGCATTAAAAATCGAACTTAGACAATATTAGGCTGGATCAAACCGTGGTTACACATGTTAAGTGtttgaatattataaatatatgtgCCGTTCCTATTAGTTCAGGCTCAAGTTAAAAAGATTTTTGTGGCGATCGCGTCAAGCTGCATTGTTGTCCTTTTTCATTGGAtaattttttctctttctttgcaTTTGCACCACTTCCTAGTCATCTTACTTTTTTTTCGATGAAATCTGAGCATTCCTCCTTAAATTTTAGTCGAATAGGAATTTTGATTCATAAGATAAAAATTTGTGAGAATTAATTCGTAAACTTGTCAAAATGTGAAGCAATAGTTATTTTGGATAACGTCATTAAAATTTCTATCCTATTTTTTGCTCCTTAAACTATTTCTTTGGAACAGAAAAAATCATTGCTTGACATTATGGCATATTCATTGACTAATATTAacagatttttaaattaaaaaacacgAATGCTCCACTTTTCTCTCCTATTTTAATGAAGGCTATAACACAGTAGTGGGTTGAATGTCTTAATCATTTTAATTAGTGTCCTAActtcaaataaaaagaaagttgTTGCCTCGAAGAGAAGATGAGACCAAGAGAAAATTTGCCTTTCGATATGACTGAGAAGAAGGTGTCGAGGCTAGAGATGGGGTACAACCAATATACGTGGCCTTGAAGCAAGAGAGATGACGATTCTCGGATTAATAATTTGTGTGTAACAATCGTTTATGAAGTCAGTTCTATCTTGGACTTGGATCCACAATCTATGTCTAATCCATAATACAACTAAATTGCATCAAATAACGGGTTGAGTTTATGTCCATTTTAATTGTACATATATAATCTTGTCTAGAAAGCTATGAAATGTGCACATGAAATAATCAAAAGAACAATACTTGGCTACTGAAAATTCAGCAATCACTCCTGTTTTTTTCCAATTAGATTTGTACACGTGTCCAAATAATTGAAATTGTAAACACAAGCTAGACATCTGTTCAAATCTAATTGAGTAAAAGTAGGAGTGACTGCTGAAAATTTAACAGCCAAGTATTGcttataatcaaataaaaaaaaagaaaagaaaaagaaattaggAGCAATAAGGGGGGCGTTCCAGCCATTTTGTGTTGGAAACAAAATTGAGGTTCACACTGTGAACGTGCTATTGAGGTTTCATATGGAAAAAGCCAGttgtttattttatataatattattgAGTGCTGAGAGCCTGAAACAGTTGGGTTTCTTGGTTGCTTCacaaaattgataaaaaaaaagggacacaAATATAGAGCGCAGGATGACAAATCACAAATCTTAATTGCCAAGGACTAAATACGCTTAAAAGCATTCGGGGAAGCTTCCACAAGGGAATGCGTGTGTTGTGTGTTCATGTTGACATTACTCTCAACCAAAAGGAAAGACATAACGTGATGATGTTGTTACATACACTAACGCATAATATTaaatgtcacttagtactataattcgatgatatttctttttatttatatatgagACGAAAAGTGTTTATGACGCAAATATATTGTCGTATAGAACAAAAAGTAAATATTGATCTAATATTATGGGTCAAACTTGGATGGGTTGGACACAAATATATCCAAGTCTAATTTAACTTTTAACCTAATTGAACAtattctttttatatttttattacaaGCAATATTCTTATTCTAAGCTATATTAAGGGGATAGGGGATGGTTTGAAACTGGAATAGTAAGTTCAAGAGAAAATCTTTTTCCACGAGTGAATTTAAATTCAGAGAAATTCCACTAAAACTCAACTCTCCCTCAACTCAAGCACTTGATGGGATGAGACCTTGGCCAAGCCAACATAACTAGAATTCTAGGTAACTTAACCCTTCTAATAGCGGTTGACAAAAAATTTCTGAAACAGACCCCATTTAACGATTACATGGTAATGAGTAGATATCATCGTGTAATTATAAGTGATCATGGGTATACATGAGTATATCGTGGTCAATGATCTATTGTACATGTTGAGTTAGGATTGTATTGACTTTTCACCTCGTCCGAATTACATCCTTAGTTGTTATAATGTGACCGTTCTAATTCAACGTATTTATTAAAAATGCTATAATACGACGATAAATTTCACCTGAAAAATGTTTTAATACGACGATAAATTTCATCCTAATTCAACGTCTTATTTATGAAAATTTAACAACTATTTTTCACCACAACAAACGAAACTTGAGTCGTTAAGTAATTTTATTGggtagttttgtttttaagattCAAGAAAGCCGTCTTCATTGTTGACCGAACCAGACTCCGTCTTCACATCCCAATCACAAGGAAAGATTCAGACAAAGTCGAAGATGCAGAGATCCAAAAGTGCTTCCAGAGTCTCCCCAGAGGACTTGCTTCTGGCCTCCTCCTCCCCCCAATCTTCAACCTTCAAACCAACCACAAACGACGGCTCAGATCACCACCAGCACGAACATCTGCATCTCCCCACCTACGATCCCCTCTCTCATGTGGCAAGGAAAGAACGGCGTCGTATCAGGTCCGCAGAGAACGCCATCCACTTGATACCTGTCCTGCTCGTCCTCTGCGCCATTGTCCTCTGGTTCTTTTCCAATCAAGGTACAATATACAATCTGCCCACTTTGCCATTTGGCCCCATATATTGTTGACATCATTTCTgcttttttcccttcatttatTCGAGTGCCAGTGTACTCTAAATTAATCTAAACTACGAGAGAGTTAAACTCGTAGAACGGGAGCACACTGCCCTAGTCAACTTAGCTAAGCCAAGTATCGAGTTTTGCTTTCGAATGCCGTGACATCAAAGGGAAAAATTAGCTGATTAGAAAGGACATGAATGAACTCTTTCTCAGTTCTAGTTGAAGTTTACAACTTTAGAATGGTCAAACGCCTTTGCGTGAATTGATTGTTTGGGTCCAAAAATTAATCTCTGCCTGTGCAATTTGAGAGAGTTAGAAACTGCAGTATTGGATTGATTGAAGCTAATTTGATTCCTTGGATCATATGATGCTTCTTGATGAATAATTTTTTACTATCCCGAAAAGCGGAACAACTTGTGAAGGCTTCCTGTGTTGGTCATATCTTTGAAATATTAGttcaagccttgtctttgggTAACATTTTTTGTTGTCTTTTCGCTTTGGTTGCATTGCCGCTTCTATTGCTAGTGAAGTGAACCGAACAGATGCGTAGATATCCAAGTGATTTACTTTCTTTTGTTGTACAGAATGAAAGATACCAAGATTGATGAGAAGATCGTTTGGAGGAGCAGCTTTCCATTAAACATGGAGGAGTTGAAGCTGAAGAAACGGTTTATGAATCACTTTCGGGCGCTCTCTTATTCGAGAAAAGCTCTTCTCAGCAATTTAATGTGAATGTGAGATAACACGGGCATCGTTCGCTTTAGTTAGATGCCTTGATTGAAACATATATAAGTAAATCAGAAAGGTGTTCATAAGCAGTATAATGTCATGTACGATTAGTATTGTGAGatcctttcaaaaaaaaaaaaaaaaaaatttctcactcaTGCTTGACTGATTTTGAACTTATCCTGGAGTTTGTAGAGGTTCAGGGCCCGTTTGTTTGACCAGATTAGAGATGATTGGAttggactagactatagtcTCTTGTTTGGTATGCACCAGGATTAGGTTTAATGACCTTAGGTCGGACTCGCTCGGATTATACACCTCCTTACGAGTTCTTAACGGGGATCCCCAATTTCGGGCGGACTCGTAAGCCCTTCCGCGAGAGAGTCACTCATCCAAGAACCCCCCAACGTCGCTCGTCCTGCTCGTCCTCATCTCTGCGTCTTCCCCCATCGTCGTCCTTGCCCTGCTCCCTCATCGtcgtcctcctcaccctcatctcTGCGCCTTCCCTCATCTGCATCTGCTCACCCTCATCTGCTTCGAGTTGTCTGGTAAACTTTGAATCTTCAATTTATTTCGtcgatttgttttgcaaatcGTGATCTTACTgagctttatttgattttgttgttttgggtttgagaaattttcaatCATAGACCTTTGCACTTGAACAAATTAGGTTTTTGATTTTTAGgtcaaattgagattagaatttggggttttcatattTCAACTTTTCTTTCAAATCCGAACTCAGAAACCATGCTTGACCATAAAATCGACAAGTTTCTTTTGCAGAAGGGACACATACTTCCATCTCTGTTATGTTAGTATAAATAtgtgtgatttttcatttttatgttcttgattCACGAATCGATGACTGGATTGAGAATGACAAGGATTATTATGAAAGTTAAGCGCTTACCTTGATTTCCTTTTGGTAATTCTCTTTTGGATGTTTATTtgatttgttttcaatttcgatTTTGAATTCCTGTTTGTGTGGAATTGGTAATTCTCTTTAGGATCTGGGGTTAGTGAGCTACTTATGATGTGAATTTGTGATTTGAAAACGAATTAAGCAACTGCGTAAGAACCCAAATGGATCTAGATTAAGCTTAGAACTGTTGTGGAAAAGTATGGCAGTGAGAGTGACTGGCTTGAATGTGATCTATGCTTTGCTTTCCAAGTCTCGTCATTGCGGGCAAGTTTCTTTGTCTAGTTGAAATCACAAACACCGGCTTTCTTTTTATGTAAAGATCTTGATGATATATGCAATTAGGGACCTTCCACTTGTTAGAAACTAGTTTGGAGTTCTGGAAATAGGAATGTGTGCTGAATGTCAATTGACCCATGAACATTGATGATAACATCTTCTTTGGTGGGTTTGGTGATGATTAATGCCGAAGGTTATCATTCATATCGACACCTGGTTTTCTTAAGTCGACCTAGTTACAGGTTCTTAAAAATTCTATCGGTCTTGAAGCTTTGGATTTCACAACTTGGACAGAGGTTAGCAATTTGTTACAAAGTAGAAATGTTTCAAAAAGTGTTCATTAAGGTGTTATATTTTCTAGTTAATATGCCTAGTGGAATACTCCGATTGTGATGTGTAACTAATTGATCGACGAATGATCTATCTTTCCCCTTTTTCTTACTTTCCTGAGTTGTCGTTCTGTCTTTCGTTCTTTTGGATGAATGATGTGCATATATGCAAGATTTGTGTTTTAAACAGATTTCGGTTTGTGTTCTGTACTTGTGATTCGTAGCATTCATCTAACAAATAAGCATGCACCAAACCAACAGTTACTGGAGGCTGAAGGCTAACTATGTGATTGAGTCAGTGATACAACTGTGCATTGAGTCAAATGAGGATTTACACTTCTTATCACATACTGCGTCAcaaaatgtgggagtgttcaAGTCAATCGATtcggaactcaagaaagtgttcgtccaaaggctTTTAGGCGACAAAGCAAGCGGATGAGTATATTATGTGGTGTGCCTTttgacatggatgtattttattaattgtacAATCTTAATTTATGGCTTCTAACTTAGCCTTGCACTGTGAaatattttggctaatgttaactaggattttgtaaattatggagatctactTTGGAATGCTATACTATAGTTAACTAGCATTTTGTAAAATATCCTAGAGGAAAGTTTAGTGAATGATGTTTTAGAGAGTCAGTCAATGGCAAAGATTGACTTGTgcaatgaaatgaaatgatgaAGTAATTACTCCCCTCTTTCTTTTGCATATTGTTAATAGAGGATGTTGTATAATTActagtatatatatgtatatatgcgcTTAATTAGACAAAACAAAATTTCCATACGCATGATTATTGTTATTACTAGCTTAGGAATGCATAAATTGTTCATGATATCTTCCTTTTGCATATTGTTACTAGTTTTCTTCAAACTAGTTGGAGCAAGCCAATTTACATGCTAGGAATCCAAATGTAGCAATGATCAATGCGCAACTATCCATTTGTCATTGTGCCTTGCATCATTGTGGTCTTGGGATTGAATGCAATTGTCATGGTATGGACTGAAATTGACTTATACATACAAGAGCAATTCCAAGTAATTATTTCACAATTGAGTTAAAAATTGAACTTGTCATACATCAATTTTCGTTCTACTCAAATACAAGTATAACCCACCTTTAACTTTAATCTACAACTTTAAACCAAAGGGAATTATTAAGAAAAGCATCTTGAACCTTGTCGATTGTTGGGAGAACACTTTGTTATATTGATGTTTGGAACAATGCTACTCTTGAATCATTTATGTTTCTTTCGTTGGCaagaaaatttggtttttataattttattgagTCTCACTCTCAtccaatattattaattttaataatatctttaataaaaaacaattaaaatagaacaataatgtagttcTAGTCTGAGCAAACACCAAACTGTTTAACAGTATACTGTTttcattatcctgcttcttagtccgataCTGTACCAAACACTTTACTAAGCTAGTCttgcttagtctagtctaagggctggtttggtattgctgtgcttccAAAAAAAGCTGCtttgagaataagcggctgtgaaataaatcagcagagtgtttggtaaactttttggtaaaagtgcttttggaaaaaaaagcagtctgatagtgaatctttttattaaaggagcactgtagctccgtgtgctttgaaaaaaagtcagttttccaaagttgcaaatagcagcttcaactttttcatttgatttcagcttattctcacagcagcttccaaaataagccatttttttttagtttaccaaacacctaaaacactcacaactttttttcattgATGTTTTTTtcttaagcacctcactcccaaaccacccataAGCCAGTCCAGTTTAGTCAtcgcagctagtccagtccgagacagtcatGTGCAACAAATGCACCCTCACAGTCGAAATTCGTATGCTCCAACAATGGTCCTAACCTAAGAAGTTGCGGAGGATGACATTGTTTCGAAACACACAACAGGGTCCTCCCACTGCAAGAGTGACCCTACAAGATTTGCGCGTACAGTCAGCGGAAAGATGAGAAGCCATCTATCGCTTCCATACGAGCTGAGAGCATCTTCTACTGATGCTGGTCCTGACTTGATTGCACCCGCAAGCTTTCTTGCCAGAACTACTGCATCTTCCAAAGCACAAGCACCTTGCCCCAGATTCGGAGTCATTGGATGCCATGCATCTCCCACCAGCACAATTCTTCCTGCTGAAGCCGGAGGGCTGATGCTGGGCCACAGCCACGGTTTACAACTTTGGTTCAAATGGCTGCCCATCGGGATAAGATGCAAGACCACGAAAAGCACAATGCCTTTCATACTTA harbors:
- the LOC126617676 gene encoding uncharacterized protein LOC126617676 — encoded protein: MQRSKSASRVSPEDLLLASSSPQSSTFKPTTNDGSDHHQHEHLHLPTYDPLSHVARKERRRIRSAENAIHLIPVLLVLCAIVLWFFSNQE